In a single window of the Pyrococcus sp. NA2 genome:
- the cysS gene encoding cysteine--tRNA ligase, which translates to MSLKVYNTLTKRKEEFKPIREGEVRMYVCGPTVYDYPHLGHARTYIAFDVIRRYLEHKGYTVLMVMNFTDIDDKIIRRARETGEDPKELAEKFIKVFLEDMNALKVKPADIYPRVTEHIGDIIDFIKKLEEKGYAYEGKDGVYFEVQKFKEYGKLSGIKIEELRKGARVEPGEGKKNPEDFALWKKAKPGEPKWDSPWGEGRPGWHIECSVMSSKYLGESFDIHGGGNDLIFPHHENEIAQSEACFGHEWVRYWLHTGFVMVKGEKMSKSLGNFVTVRELLQRYSPEVIRFFVLQKHYRSPLDYSEEGLQHAKNNLERLYNTLENIRIAMERAELAYTWDEDDYEVYEAIKNARKKFYEAMDDDFNTAEALKAVFEVSNAINKYLTEKERPKEAILRKALEFFKVVSEIFGIFEDYFKEEKREIEEELIKVLVDVRSQLRKEKRFDLADKIREELRRLGIQLEDRGQETVWKRIKV; encoded by the coding sequence ATGAGCCTTAAAGTGTACAATACCTTAACTAAAAGGAAGGAGGAATTCAAACCCATTAGAGAGGGAGAAGTTCGAATGTACGTTTGTGGTCCTACAGTTTATGATTATCCTCACCTTGGCCATGCGAGGACTTACATCGCTTTTGATGTTATAAGGAGGTACCTAGAACATAAAGGATACACCGTGCTTATGGTAATGAACTTTACTGACATAGATGATAAGATAATAAGGAGAGCAAGGGAGACTGGCGAAGATCCAAAAGAACTTGCTGAGAAGTTCATAAAAGTATTCCTTGAGGACATGAACGCTCTCAAGGTTAAGCCCGCGGATATATATCCAAGGGTTACGGAACATATAGGGGACATAATAGATTTCATCAAAAAGTTAGAAGAGAAAGGATATGCATATGAAGGAAAAGATGGAGTGTACTTTGAAGTTCAAAAATTCAAAGAGTATGGAAAGCTTAGTGGGATTAAAATAGAAGAGCTGAGAAAAGGGGCAAGAGTTGAGCCAGGAGAGGGCAAAAAGAATCCAGAAGATTTTGCACTTTGGAAGAAGGCAAAACCAGGAGAGCCCAAATGGGATAGTCCTTGGGGAGAAGGAAGGCCAGGGTGGCATATAGAATGTTCAGTTATGAGTAGTAAGTACCTCGGTGAGAGTTTTGATATTCACGGTGGAGGAAATGACCTAATATTTCCCCATCACGAAAACGAGATAGCCCAAAGTGAAGCCTGCTTTGGGCACGAATGGGTGAGATATTGGCTCCACACGGGCTTCGTAATGGTCAAGGGAGAGAAGATGAGTAAAAGCTTAGGAAACTTCGTTACCGTCAGGGAACTACTTCAAAGATACTCTCCAGAAGTTATAAGATTCTTCGTCCTTCAAAAACACTATCGCTCTCCACTTGATTATAGTGAGGAGGGATTGCAACATGCAAAGAATAATCTTGAAAGACTATACAACACCCTTGAGAACATAAGGATAGCAATGGAAAGAGCTGAATTAGCTTATACATGGGATGAAGATGATTATGAAGTATATGAAGCCATAAAGAATGCAAGGAAGAAATTCTATGAAGCCATGGACGATGATTTTAATACTGCTGAAGCCCTAAAGGCTGTGTTCGAGGTTTCAAATGCAATAAACAAGTATCTAACCGAAAAGGAAAGACCTAAAGAGGCTATATTAAGGAAAGCCCTTGAGTTCTTTAAGGTAGTTAGCGAGATCTTTGGAATATTCGAGGACTACTTCAAAGAGGAAAAAAGGGAAATTGAAGAGGAACTCATAAAAGTATTGGTAGATGTTAGAAGCCAACTAAGGAAGGAGAAGAGGTTTGACCTTGCGGACAAGATAAGGGAAGAGTTGAGAAGATTGGGAATTCAGTTGGAGGACAGGGGACAAGAAACGGTTTGGAAGAGGATAAAAGTTTAG
- a CDS encoding Lrp/AsnC family transcriptional regulator — MVTAFILMVTAAGKEREVMEKLLAMPEVKEAYVVYGEYDLIVKVETDTLKDLDQFITEKIRKMPEIQMTSTMIAI; from the coding sequence ATGGTGACAGCCTTTATCTTGATGGTTACGGCCGCTGGTAAAGAAAGGGAAGTTATGGAAAAACTTCTTGCCATGCCAGAAGTTAAGGAAGCCTACGTTGTTTATGGGGAATATGACTTGATAGTAAAGGTTGAAACGGACACATTAAAGGATCTTGATCAATTCATAACTGAAAAGATAAGGAAGATGCCAGAGATCCAGATGACTTCGACTATGATAGCAATTTAA
- a CDS encoding TIGR00153 family protein translates to MQVWKKLFAKSPFKPLIKHAEVVVQAVETLEKSLDLWAKGNYQEMVEYARKVDELEDVADRIKSELRSSITSKLLMPVQRSDILEYLHMQDKIADAAEDTAKWLLVREKIDEIPQEIKELILKMGKESIKAAKLVYEAIKQLDVVLESGFADREIEREYKIIEEIENVESKIDGLDSKLMELVFKSELDWKDGFYILNIARTLSRISDKAKDAAERIRILMNK, encoded by the coding sequence ATGCAGGTTTGGAAAAAACTCTTTGCAAAGAGCCCATTTAAACCGTTAATAAAGCATGCTGAAGTAGTCGTTCAAGCAGTAGAGACCCTAGAAAAGAGCCTCGATCTCTGGGCCAAAGGTAATTACCAAGAGATGGTAGAATATGCAAGAAAAGTTGATGAACTTGAAGATGTCGCTGACAGGATTAAAAGCGAGTTAAGAAGTAGCATAACCTCAAAGCTACTGATGCCAGTGCAGAGAAGTGACATCCTTGAGTACTTACACATGCAGGATAAGATAGCTGACGCAGCCGAAGATACTGCCAAATGGCTACTGGTCAGAGAGAAAATTGATGAAATACCACAGGAAATCAAGGAACTAATCCTTAAGATGGGGAAGGAAAGCATCAAAGCTGCAAAGTTAGTTTACGAAGCGATAAAACAGCTCGATGTTGTGCTTGAGAGTGGATTCGCAGATAGGGAGATTGAGAGGGAATACAAGATAATAGAAGAGATAGAAAATGTGGAAAGCAAAATAGATGGACTAGATTCAAAATTAATGGAGCTAGTTTTCAAAAGCGAACTAGACTGGAAAGACGGGTTCTATATCTTGAATATCGCAAGAACCCTAAGCAGGATATCAGATAAAGCAAAAGATGCTGCGGAAAGAATTAGAATCCTAATGAACAAATAG
- a CDS encoding inorganic phosphate transporter, giving the protein MIADPWVILTLILGLAMAWAIGANDAANSMSTAVGAGAITPRQAVIIAGILEFTGAYFFGKTVTETIRKGIIDLGKISDPNVLVYGSIAALLGATIWLVIATKYGLPVSTTHSIIGGIIGYGIVYAGPEIVNWSKVTKVVLSWILSPIVGAIFAFLVFRAIRRTVLRSDNPIKSAKRWSPFWIALAFVVIGTMFYIKVLHGNSLYMGILKLGIPAGLITFAITSLILRVKFPSVDPYLGAEAIFRRVQVITSGYVALAHGANDVANAIGPVAAVYTIATLGMAGAKVPVPRWILALGGLGIAIGVATYGYRVMETVGKRITELTNTRGFTIDFSAATVVLIASWLGMPISTTHTVVGAVIGVGLARGVKAINKNVVRDIIISWFVTVPVAAAISAVIFEGLRIIG; this is encoded by the coding sequence ATGATTGCGGATCCATGGGTAATTCTCACGCTTATTCTCGGTTTAGCCATGGCCTGGGCCATAGGAGCTAATGATGCTGCTAATTCTATGAGTACTGCCGTAGGTGCTGGTGCTATAACCCCGAGACAGGCTGTAATAATAGCTGGAATTTTAGAATTTACAGGAGCTTACTTCTTTGGAAAAACGGTAACTGAAACTATAAGAAAGGGAATTATAGATCTAGGCAAGATTTCAGATCCAAACGTGCTAGTGTATGGCTCAATTGCAGCTCTTCTAGGAGCTACAATCTGGCTAGTTATAGCAACAAAATATGGCCTACCAGTCTCAACAACGCATTCAATAATTGGAGGGATAATTGGATACGGCATAGTTTACGCTGGCCCAGAGATAGTTAACTGGAGCAAGGTAACCAAAGTGGTCCTTAGCTGGATTCTCTCTCCAATAGTTGGAGCCATATTTGCTTTCCTAGTCTTTAGGGCGATAAGGAGAACTGTACTTAGAAGCGATAATCCAATAAAAAGTGCAAAGAGATGGTCACCTTTCTGGATCGCACTGGCATTCGTTGTCATAGGAACAATGTTCTACATAAAAGTCCTCCATGGCAACTCCCTCTATATGGGCATCTTGAAACTTGGAATTCCCGCTGGATTGATAACATTTGCAATAACAAGTCTAATTCTTAGAGTTAAATTCCCCAGTGTTGATCCCTATCTTGGAGCTGAAGCAATCTTCAGAAGAGTCCAGGTGATAACCTCGGGCTACGTTGCTTTGGCTCATGGTGCAAACGACGTTGCAAACGCCATAGGGCCCGTAGCAGCCGTATACACCATAGCAACTCTTGGAATGGCAGGAGCAAAAGTCCCCGTTCCTAGGTGGATACTGGCGTTAGGTGGGCTCGGAATAGCAATTGGAGTGGCTACCTACGGATATAGGGTTATGGAGACCGTTGGAAAGAGAATAACGGAACTAACAAACACTAGAGGGTTTACAATAGACTTCTCAGCTGCAACTGTCGTTTTAATAGCGTCCTGGCTTGGCATGCCAATATCAACTACCCATACCGTTGTTGGAGCCGTAATAGGAGTTGGATTAGCAAGGGGAGTAAAAGCGATAAATAAGAACGTTGTTAGAGACATAATAATCTCATGGTTCGTTACAGTTCCCGTAGCTGCCGCCATATCCGCGGTGATATTTGAGGGACTAAGAATCATAGGGTGA
- a CDS encoding metallophosphoesterase, whose translation MFDFSLYSFKFKTKLGETLVFADPHLGFEPFRGINVRSKLERKLAEFINSEDPDSVIILGDVKEDIGLSSFTRKVLLEFFNLLKDFKIIITKGNHDGRIEEIVERFDNVEVVEYLVDKERLFIHGHAAPPDIKFERIIMGHIHPSILVSFGGVKRKFKCFLRTSKILVFPTINPFYEGINIREGIKLSPMLKNVRAVDVIIPPGIYLTKLTI comes from the coding sequence ATGTTCGATTTCTCTTTGTATTCTTTTAAATTTAAAACAAAACTTGGAGAAACGCTTGTTTTTGCAGATCCTCATCTTGGATTTGAACCATTTCGAGGTATAAATGTAAGATCTAAACTGGAAAGGAAACTTGCGGAATTCATAAATAGTGAGGATCCTGACAGTGTAATAATACTCGGTGATGTTAAAGAAGATATTGGGCTGAGCAGTTTCACCAGGAAAGTCCTGCTCGAATTTTTCAATTTGTTAAAAGATTTCAAGATAATAATCACTAAGGGGAATCACGATGGAAGAATCGAAGAAATAGTGGAGAGATTTGACAATGTCGAAGTGGTTGAGTACTTAGTCGATAAGGAGAGACTTTTCATTCATGGTCATGCAGCTCCTCCCGATATCAAATTTGAAAGGATAATAATGGGTCACATCCATCCCTCCATCTTAGTATCCTTTGGAGGAGTAAAAAGGAAATTTAAATGCTTCCTTAGGACATCAAAAATCTTGGTGTTCCCCACAATAAATCCCTTCTATGAGGGAATTAACATCAGGGAAGGAATCAAGTTATCTCCCATGCTGAAGAACGTGAGGGCAGTTGATGTAATAATACCGCCAGGGATCTATCTCACAAAATTGACTATATAG
- a CDS encoding nitrilase, producing MVKVAYVQMEPRILEPDRNYSKAEKLIREAKKEGAKLVVLPELFDTGYNFENREEVFEVAQKIPEGETTTFLMDVARELEIFIVAGTAERDGNYLYNSAVVVGPGGYIGKYRKIHLFYREKFFFEPGDMGFKVFDLGFAKVGVMICFDWFFPESARTLALKGAEIIAHPANLVMPYAPRAMPIRALENRVYTITADRVGEERGLKFIGRSLIASPRAEVLAMASETEEEVGVAEIDLYLARNKRLNDLNDIFKDRREEYYFK from the coding sequence ATGGTTAAGGTCGCATATGTGCAGATGGAACCAAGGATACTTGAACCTGACAGGAACTACTCAAAAGCAGAGAAGTTAATTAGGGAGGCAAAAAAGGAAGGAGCAAAACTTGTTGTACTACCGGAGCTATTCGATACAGGGTATAACTTTGAGAATCGGGAGGAAGTTTTTGAAGTAGCTCAAAAAATTCCAGAGGGTGAAACAACGACTTTCCTCATGGACGTTGCCAGGGAACTTGAGATCTTCATAGTTGCGGGTACCGCTGAGAGGGATGGAAACTACCTATACAATTCTGCTGTGGTAGTGGGACCGGGAGGATATATTGGGAAGTATAGAAAGATTCACCTATTTTACAGAGAAAAATTTTTCTTTGAGCCGGGAGATATGGGATTCAAAGTTTTTGACCTTGGTTTTGCCAAGGTTGGAGTAATGATATGCTTTGATTGGTTCTTCCCTGAGAGTGCGAGAACACTTGCATTAAAGGGTGCTGAGATAATAGCACATCCAGCTAACCTAGTAATGCCCTATGCCCCGAGAGCCATGCCAATAAGGGCTCTTGAAAATAGGGTGTATACAATAACAGCCGATAGAGTCGGTGAGGAGAGGGGATTAAAGTTCATTGGAAGGAGCTTGATAGCCTCTCCAAGAGCGGAAGTTTTAGCGATGGCAAGTGAAACAGAAGAAGAAGTTGGCGTTGCTGAGATTGATTTGTACTTGGCGAGGAATAAGAGGTTAAATGATTTAAATGACATATTTAAGGACAGGAGGGAAGAATACTACTTCAAGTGA
- a CDS encoding fumarylacetoacetate hydrolase family protein: MVRLPFRESYYEVKPTKIIALAKNYPEHAKEMGDEVPDEPVIFLKPPSSLIGPGSPIILPRKSRRVDHEVELAVIIGKRAKNVSAEKAFEYVLGYTIILDITARDLQAEARKKGYPWTISKGFDTFAPIGPRIVDKRELDPSDLEIGLKVNGKVRQLGRTSQMIFKIPELIEYISSIMTLEPGDIIATGTPPGVGPLRHGDVVEAWIEGIGSVKFEVLREDSILC, from the coding sequence ATGGTTAGATTGCCGTTCAGAGAGTCATATTATGAGGTTAAACCAACGAAGATAATAGCCCTTGCAAAGAATTATCCGGAGCATGCGAAGGAAATGGGAGATGAAGTTCCCGATGAGCCAGTAATATTTCTTAAGCCTCCCTCCTCATTAATAGGTCCAGGCTCCCCAATAATCCTTCCCAGGAAGAGCAGAAGAGTAGATCATGAAGTTGAGTTAGCCGTGATAATCGGGAAGAGAGCTAAAAATGTTTCCGCTGAGAAGGCCTTTGAATATGTTCTTGGCTACACGATAATTCTTGATATCACCGCTAGAGACCTTCAAGCCGAGGCGAGGAAGAAAGGTTATCCTTGGACTATATCGAAAGGATTCGATACCTTTGCTCCAATAGGACCTAGAATCGTTGATAAAAGGGAGCTTGATCCGAGCGATCTGGAGATAGGATTAAAGGTTAACGGTAAGGTGAGACAACTCGGTAGGACAAGTCAAATGATCTTCAAGATTCCGGAGTTGATAGAGTACATAAGCTCAATAATGACGCTTGAGCCAGGGGATATCATCGCTACTGGAACTCCTCCAGGGGTTGGTCCCTTGAGACATGGCGACGTTGTTGAGGCATGGATTGAGGGGATTGGAAGTGTAAAATTTGAGGTATTAAGGGAGGATTCCATATTGTGTTGA
- the trm14 gene encoding tRNA (guanine(6)-N2)-methyltransferase: MRLLITTAQGIEDLAKIEISKLLTKIGALRYIEEKPLNVEGRLLVEVKEVQYRDEKGRERPLEIGTYLSENSRLLHRIILEICSKNLPNIESQEPETALKRIEELVSELPVERYAKVTETFAVRSFRKGNHKITSVDMARVVGKAIFDRLSKFGTPKVNLDHPSVIFRAELIGEAFFLGVDVTGDHSLHRRPWRVYDHPAHLKASIANALLELAKLEEGTFIDPFCGSGTIPIELALRGYQGNIICLEKYRKHLRGAKMNALAAGVYDKINFILGDATKLSEYIKSVDFAVSNLPYGLKIGRRSMIPKLYMDFFSELSKILEKRGVFITTERDAIEKALEENGFEILHHRLIGHGGLMVHAYVIR, translated from the coding sequence ATGAGATTACTCATAACGACAGCTCAGGGAATAGAGGATCTCGCCAAGATAGAGATCTCTAAGTTGCTTACTAAAATTGGGGCTTTAAGATATATAGAAGAGAAGCCTCTTAATGTTGAAGGGAGATTACTTGTTGAAGTTAAGGAAGTACAGTACAGGGACGAAAAGGGAAGAGAAAGACCTCTTGAGATAGGAACTTATCTCTCAGAGAATTCAAGACTTCTCCACAGGATAATATTAGAAATATGTAGCAAAAATCTCCCTAATATAGAGAGCCAAGAACCAGAAACTGCCCTGAAAAGAATTGAAGAACTAGTCTCTGAATTGCCTGTGGAGAGATATGCAAAGGTTACCGAAACGTTTGCAGTTAGGTCTTTTAGGAAGGGAAACCACAAGATAACAAGTGTTGACATGGCAAGGGTTGTTGGAAAGGCTATTTTCGATAGGCTTTCAAAATTTGGCACTCCCAAAGTTAATCTTGATCACCCATCGGTCATATTTAGAGCTGAGTTAATTGGGGAGGCATTCTTCCTGGGAGTTGATGTAACTGGAGATCATTCATTGCATAGGAGACCCTGGAGAGTATATGACCATCCAGCTCATTTAAAGGCGAGCATTGCAAATGCGTTGTTAGAGCTCGCTAAACTCGAGGAGGGAACATTCATAGACCCATTCTGTGGAAGCGGAACAATTCCTATAGAATTAGCATTGAGAGGATACCAGGGAAATATAATCTGTCTGGAAAAGTATCGTAAACACCTCAGAGGAGCTAAGATGAATGCCCTCGCAGCTGGCGTCTATGATAAAATAAACTTTATTCTTGGAGATGCCACAAAGTTAAGTGAGTACATTAAAAGCGTTGACTTTGCGGTCAGTAATTTGCCCTATGGATTGAAGATAGGAAGAAGAAGTATGATTCCAAAGCTATATATGGACTTCTTCTCTGAACTATCGAAGATCCTTGAAAAACGAGGTGTATTCATAACAACTGAAAGAGATGCTATAGAGAAGGCTTTAGAGGAAAATGGCTTTGAAATTCTACATCATCGCCTCATAGGTCATGGAGGGCTTATGGTACATGCCTACGTAATAAGATGA
- a CDS encoding GTPase — protein sequence MKQKKAWRIVKEVIDEADIVVEVVDARDPIGTRNRKLERMILESGKKLLIVMNKADLVPKEWAEEYKRRSDIPVIFISARERKGTGILRKELKKIAREIGKEKVKIALIGYPNVGKSTIINVLKGKHAVGTAPIPGYTKGKQLIRLTKRLWLLDTPGVVPIDDFDELVIKGGFPADKIRDPVKPALKLIKRILETRKEALLEKFSIKEFKDEEDILRKIGERRGIIREGGEVDIEETARWFLREWQTGRFTLFSTEDKKEEEYILSFEDILKEIRDKNLTEPRIILWRFEEKLKEFLGCEKRFGAIDVGEFTIAIATGFKKCPNALKFVEKITGKSVIAAECFGKKWKGVVAVLD from the coding sequence ATGAAACAGAAAAAGGCATGGAGAATAGTGAAGGAGGTAATAGATGAGGCAGATATAGTGGTTGAGGTAGTTGATGCCAGAGATCCAATAGGCACTAGAAATAGAAAACTTGAGAGGATGATTCTGGAAAGTGGTAAGAAACTATTAATAGTCATGAACAAGGCAGATTTAGTTCCAAAGGAATGGGCTGAGGAATACAAGAGGAGAAGCGATATACCAGTAATATTCATCTCTGCAAGAGAAAGGAAAGGCACTGGAATTCTGAGAAAAGAGCTCAAAAAGATAGCAAGGGAAATTGGAAAAGAGAAAGTTAAGATAGCCCTTATTGGATATCCAAATGTCGGAAAGAGCACAATAATAAACGTTCTAAAGGGAAAGCATGCAGTTGGAACGGCACCAATTCCTGGATACACAAAGGGAAAACAATTGATAAGGTTGACAAAAAGGTTATGGCTTTTAGACACTCCTGGGGTTGTCCCAATTGATGACTTTGATGAATTAGTTATAAAGGGAGGGTTTCCAGCTGATAAGATAAGAGACCCAGTAAAACCTGCTCTCAAGCTAATTAAGAGAATTCTTGAGACAAGGAAGGAAGCATTGCTCGAAAAATTCTCCATAAAGGAGTTTAAAGATGAGGAGGACATACTAAGGAAAATTGGAGAAAGAAGAGGAATAATTAGAGAGGGTGGAGAAGTTGATATAGAGGAAACTGCAAGATGGTTCCTTAGAGAATGGCAAACTGGGAGGTTTACGCTATTTAGCACGGAAGACAAAAAAGAGGAGGAATATATACTAAGCTTTGAAGATATCCTCAAAGAGATTAGAGACAAAAACTTAACAGAGCCGAGGATAATATTGTGGAGATTCGAAGAGAAACTTAAAGAATTTTTGGGGTGTGAGAAGAGATTCGGAGCAATAGACGTTGGCGAGTTTACGATTGCAATTGCTACTGGCTTTAAAAAGTGTCCTAATGCTTTAAAATTTGTAGAGAAGATCACCGGGAAGAGTGTAATAGCAGCAGAATGCTTTGGAAAGAAATGGAAGGGAGTGGTAGCAGTTTTAGATTAA
- a CDS encoding TIGR04076 family protein, with the protein MERLVIKVKAIRGSCPVFKIGDKIIIEGPEVKLNETDALCIHAFASILPYIIAFRKGVKPNEIGLGTEKKAYVQCPDPGPPYTPGGTVVFEITVIRNETEKGMENSEGGNR; encoded by the coding sequence ATGGAAAGACTAGTGATAAAAGTGAAAGCGATAAGGGGGAGTTGTCCTGTATTCAAAATAGGTGATAAAATAATAATAGAGGGGCCAGAAGTGAAACTTAATGAAACAGATGCCCTATGTATTCATGCCTTTGCATCCATATTACCATATATAATTGCATTTAGAAAAGGAGTAAAGCCAAACGAGATAGGACTTGGAACGGAGAAAAAAGCCTACGTCCAATGTCCGGATCCTGGACCACCTTATACCCCTGGAGGAACAGTTGTATTTGAGATAACGGTGATAAGGAATGAAACAGAAAAAGGCATGGAGAATAGTGAAGGAGGTAATAGATGA
- a CDS encoding DUF515 domain-containing protein: MSAVAEDIEAKIRRLRELGRTVGEEEQPSAPGPPKPPKRRVSRIGMFRERERRKRIIVGALVLAIIIIGAVISIYTYLESKAARELEAAKKVKISEVNKCFTGELANDTVKVQLINRILAAKSIEELQTINVKEICEKRKQEILEAKRRAEEEKKAKELAALKNQTKENIKLAFEPLLQVQVPDELRAEIISTYNTLLSKVDLAKTKEEVLSISPDQYLLNLWKKVYYYKIDSVPTKEVILRRGKEIKVYTKEEAKEIISKVNDLSDLLQYSVEEVKFVQIALVLPRDNVVGGFLEPGDEIKIYARSNGTNFEEIAPEGRVVMVLFAVNTINVYESETKTNSISSSASTTSQQSSTTSYSPGEETTYQSSQTSQTQTSTTQTTSETISASYSYSVNLAEILKAIAAGKIADPERVKAELEKYGWHVLDLEKETNLMALPEDTKVLVLIEVPKDFVPEILTYRTSVVIAKVSG; this comes from the coding sequence GTGTCTGCGGTGGCTGAGGATATCGAGGCAAAAATAAGAAGACTTAGGGAATTGGGGAGGACTGTGGGTGAGGAAGAACAGCCTTCAGCTCCAGGCCCTCCTAAACCTCCAAAAAGAAGGGTTTCTAGAATCGGGATGTTCAGGGAGAGAGAAAGACGAAAAAGAATTATAGTTGGGGCATTAGTTCTAGCGATCATAATTATTGGTGCAGTTATTAGCATATATACATACCTTGAAAGCAAAGCTGCAAGGGAATTAGAGGCGGCAAAAAAGGTTAAGATATCTGAGGTAAATAAATGCTTTACCGGCGAACTTGCAAATGATACAGTTAAGGTTCAACTTATAAATAGAATTCTTGCAGCGAAAAGTATAGAGGAATTGCAAACAATAAATGTAAAGGAGATCTGTGAAAAAAGAAAACAAGAAATTTTGGAAGCAAAACGTCGTGCTGAGGAGGAGAAAAAAGCTAAGGAATTGGCAGCTTTGAAAAATCAGACTAAAGAAAATATAAAACTTGCCTTTGAACCATTATTGCAGGTTCAAGTTCCAGATGAATTAAGAGCTGAAATAATCTCAACTTATAATACCCTGCTCAGTAAAGTAGATCTAGCAAAAACAAAGGAAGAAGTCCTCTCGATATCTCCAGATCAGTACCTGTTAAACTTATGGAAGAAGGTGTATTATTATAAGATAGACTCTGTTCCAACGAAGGAAGTTATACTAAGGAGAGGAAAGGAAATTAAAGTGTATACTAAGGAAGAGGCCAAAGAAATTATAAGCAAAGTGAACGATCTATCAGATCTCCTACAGTATTCTGTCGAAGAGGTTAAGTTTGTTCAAATTGCCCTAGTTCTACCTAGGGATAATGTAGTCGGTGGATTCCTGGAGCCAGGAGATGAAATAAAAATTTATGCTAGGAGCAATGGAACCAACTTTGAGGAGATAGCTCCAGAAGGTAGGGTAGTTATGGTACTATTCGCAGTAAACACAATCAATGTTTACGAATCAGAGACAAAAACAAATTCTATATCATCCTCTGCCTCAACGACATCTCAGCAATCATCAACAACGAGTTATTCACCTGGAGAGGAAACAACATACCAATCATCTCAAACTTCGCAAACACAAACATCAACAACCCAGACAACCAGCGAGACAATATCTGCAAGTTACTCCTATTCAGTAAATCTTGCTGAGATACTTAAGGCGATAGCTGCTGGGAAAATAGCTGACCCTGAAAGGGTAAAAGCAGAACTTGAAAAGTATGGGTGGCATGTTTTAGACTTAGAAAAAGAGACAAACTTAATGGCATTGCCCGAGGACACTAAGGTCCTGGTGCTGATTGAAGTTCCAAAAGATTTCGTGCCAGAGATACTAACTTATAGAACTTCAGTTGTCATAGCAAAAGTTTCGGGGTGA